A part of Rhinoderma darwinii isolate aRhiDar2 chromosome 1, aRhiDar2.hap1, whole genome shotgun sequence genomic DNA contains:
- the DYNLL1 gene encoding dynein light chain 1, cytoplasmic has protein sequence MSERKAVIKNADMSEEMQQDAVEVATQALEKFNIEKDIAACIKKEFDKKYNPTWHCIVGRNFGSYVTHETKHFIYFYLGQVAILLFKSG, from the exons ATGTCTGAGAGGAAAGCAGTCATCAAGAATGCCGACATGTCGGAAGAGATGCAGCAGGACGCGGTGGAGGTCGCCACCCAAGCCCTGGAGAAATTCAACATCGAGAAGGATATAGCTGCTTGTATCAAGAAG GAGTTTGACAAGAAGTACAACCCTACATGGCACTGCATTGTAGGCAGGAATTTTGGCAgctatgtcacacatgagaccaaaCACTTCATTTACTTCTACTTGGGCCAAGTTGCAATTCTCTTATTTAAATCCGGCTAA